From a single Vicia villosa cultivar HV-30 ecotype Madison, WI unplaced genomic scaffold, Vvil1.0 ctg.002202F_1_1, whole genome shotgun sequence genomic region:
- the LOC131638168 gene encoding uncharacterized mitochondrial protein AtMg00810-like, producing MDVKSAFLNGYLNEEVYVEQPKGFADPNLPDHKGGIDKTLFVKNTDGRIMIAQIYVDDIVFGGMSDTMVKHFVGQMQTEFEMSMVGELTYFLGLQIKQMEDSTFMSQSKYAKNIVKKFGMDNASHKRTPAPTHQKLSKDEGGISIDQSLYRSMIGSLLYLTASRPDITFVVGVCARYQVDPKASHLN from the exons atggatgtaaaaagtgcatttctaaatggatATCTGAACGAAGAAGTTtatgtagaacaacctaaaggGTTTGCTGATCCAAACTTGCCTGATCAT AAAGGTGGAATAGACAAAACCCTCTTTGTCAAAAACACAGATGGAAGAATCATGATTGCTcagatatatgtggatgacatagtgTTTGGAGGAATGTCAGATACAATGGTAAAACACTTTGTTGGTCAAATGCagactgaatttgaaatgagtatggttgGGGAACTgacttactttcttggtcttCAAATCAAGCAAATGGAAGACTCCACATTCATGTCTCAAAGCAAATATGCCAAGAATATAGTAAAGAAATTTGGTATGGACAATGCaagtcacaaaagaactcctgcaCCAACTCATcaaaaactatctaaagatgaagGAGGCATAAGTATTGACCAGAGTCTGTACAGAAGCATGATTGGTAGCCTGTTATATCTGACAGCCAGCAGACCAGATATTACATTTGTAGTTGGAGTGTGTGCCAGATATCAAGTAGATCCAAAGGCAAGTCACTTAAATTAA